ctaagaaaaacttgtcaacaaACATGTATATGTActaatttttttgtcaaaatccaGGGGGGTGGCCTGGCCCCCCCGGTCCCTCTGTAGCTCCACCACTGTACAGGTTTGTTCAACTGTTCAATTAATTGGGTTCTTCTTGTACCTACTAAGAATTACACGAATCACTCACCGAGCTCAAGGGATTATCTCTATTGCAACCACTATCCCCTGTTTTTGTAATATGTTTTATGCTTGGGGTGTGTTTCTAAAATATTTGAGATTTCATGTACTTTTGGTGTctttataaaattttgaaattttaaggaTAGCTTTAATAAGAGGtaatatttgataaaatttgaggtgtgactaaagctttCATTTATTGGACTTTAGActgtcaaaagaaacaaaaagccCATATAGCCTCCTTAGGCCCATTTCATAAGAAATTCTCCTGGAACAAATTTAAAGACTACTAGTAGTCGTTCCGTTTCCTCTAGTTTCTTGGCAATCACAAATCAAACAAGAGCAATCGAGCTTTCCAAGAAATTGTAGCAGTATGTAACTGTGGAACGatctgtttccttttttttttcttcctaaagCAAACCCAAAAGTCAACAGTAATCTTAGATATAAATTAcaacataaaaacaaacatttCAATCTCTGCATGTAACTAGTTTCAATAAACCCAAAGAAACTTTGTGCAGAAGAATATCGCAAATATAATCATATTAAAAACAATATGATTCAAACCTTTTGACAATCTGAACCTACAACGCTAACGGCATGTCCTGACATTTTCAACAAGAACCGTAAAATGAAAGAATTATTCAAGTGGCGAGGTCGTAATGCGTGCAGCATAATATTCGCAGTAGTTCTTGATTTGTTTAAAGAGTTgcacatgagagagagagagagagttaattATGTGTTTAACAGTTGCGTGAAGGTCAACAGCTCAGAACAGGTGAGAGGACTCAAGAAATTAGGAAATTAATACGTAAAATACTTCGAAGTTCGGAGTCTACGAGGCTTTGACTCCCTCTTTTATTCCAAGCACGACGTTCCGGTCCCTTTGTGATTTGTCTATTCAGATATTCAAGCGTCACCGTACCAAGGACTCTACAATATTTGGACCCACCAATATAATTTACCACATATATTATTTACATCCTTGAATTACACACATAAAGCATAAGTTAACCTTTAATTTATGGAAAAACATAAACATCCATTTACTTTGGAATAACTAAAACTTCCTTGACTCGCAGATATAATATAAATGTACAAATTGCAGTAAGTTGAAATATAATGtacgacatatatatatatatatacacacacacacatatatcacCCCCGCCGTATATCAATCTAATAGATAAACATTAAGAGAGATTATTGAATACCAGATCCGGACATGAACAAAGCAACACACCCGTTGATAGTTGATAGACTctcgaacaaaaaaaaaaggtggagaATCGCGTGGATGTATAATGTTATTATGTTAATATCAATCCTGTCAAGTCAATTCAAAGGTTTGACGAAGCTATTCTAAGTAAAAGTCAACGAAACAGTTATGAATGCAATTTCCGTTCACATTCACTGGGACCCACGAGTCACTTGATCCACCAGCTGGGATTGCTTGTAAGAGTTGTGTGGATTTTGTCTCCATTTACTCATCGATGATCGGATAAGTGAAGATTTCTTATAGAGAAAGGAACCGGTTTCCTTGTCAATCAAGCATGAGAACAAATATATTGGTGCATTTaagaaaaaaccataaaaatggCCCCAATAAAGGATTGAAAATGAGAGAATTATGTGCGATGGTAATGATAGACAAAAAGATAAGGTTTATGCCACTAAAATTTGGGTACGTATGAAAATGATCGGAATAATTATATATTGCTTCCCCACAAGGATCATAGACCTGATCTACTTGTGGTCTCTaataattctatgcattgaatcCACTAATATATTGCATTTTGTGATTGTATTTTGTTACTATACTGTAGGAATCACCAGTGAAAGAACAAAAGGTACAACTCATGAgccaatacaataaatatataataaactcTTTTATCTAAAATTTATTCATTGTAAAATATTCGTTCGTTTTCCgaaattcaaattcaatctcAATCCATCATAAAGGTTCAAAGCTCAAAGATTTTTCCAGGCTCACAGTTTTAAGAAATTAGATGTGACATCATGTCAGCACAAATCTGTATGATAAAGCTTCAAAGCTCAAAGATTTTTCCGAGCTCACAGTTTTAAGAAATTAGACGTGACATCGTGTCAGCACAAATCTGTATTGTTTCTTATGTTCTAGATTGACATTTCAAAGCAAGGAAATACATATTTCCAGGCAAGAAAATTAGAGTTTACCCGAATAGATTTTAAGTACTTGTATAAAGCTAGTCACACAAAGTTCGCTGCCCTACTTGTTATTTATCATGCGCATGTGTGCCCTGCCTCCTTTAAAAAACATATATTCTCATATTGTTTTCTTGGCAACCAACACAAAGCGTACGTTCGCAATGAAAGAATGTTTCTATAACAATAGTTCACATTAAACACAAAGATCATCTTCCAAATCTGCCACTGCAAATCATGTGGGTGCATGATTCAAACAACGTGGTCACTATTTGACTAATTTAAAAGGTTGCAGTACTGCCAGTACATCGAGCCGTTTAGAGGAACAAAATaacaattttcaaatattataCTATATGTATATGCAAGTCAAAATCTCTGAACATGATCGAAAACAGGCAGCTGAATAGCTTTCCTTTTTAGTATAATACGTATTTGGCACAGAACACAATACCTGTCGGTGACAAATTCGCAAGCTAAATAGTAACACTCCTGCCGATGAAACACGGTTTTGATTTTACCTTTAGCTGTTACACATTGACAAAACGTACAATTCAAAGCTGGCATTCCAATGTCCAAGGTTAATACGCGGTTCTATGATGGCATATATGCATGAGCCAGCAAAACTCAATTGCTTGACAACCACATTTGCATAAGAACCTTGCACGCGTACTTACGTTGGAGAGAAGCTGGGGTCACCGATGTGATAATGCAATGGAAGAGTAATACAAATCTCAAAATATGTCCTGGTTAGATACAAACACAAATTGCTATTCTCTATTCAACTCATGAAAGGCCAAATAATCGACCAAGACCAAGAAATTGAGTTTAATAAAACACGCAAGAATAAATtagcaaaaagaaaataaagacacAACTAGCCGCTCAAGAAAAATGTCATACACACTACAACAGGGATGTTTATTACGACGCTTATAAAGCGTCATTAAAAGTAATTCTCGGCACTTTTCAAAACGTCAAACAGGCGTCGGTAAATATTCGTGTCATTAATGATAAAGCAACGCTTTAATTGAAATGCCCAAACGAAATAAAAAGCGTCATTATCTAGAATGTAGGGTCATTACCCCATCCCTCCCTACCCCTCGATCGTTAAAGTTagcttaattaattacctttaataaaaaaaaacaacataaaaagcATAGATAATGTGTGATGATGAGGAGAATCAAGATAATTTGTGTAGGAGAAAGtaagaaagggaaagaaaaaaaagatctaAAAAGATGTGATTTGAAATAGTATGGAAATATATGAATTCATTAGAAATTGTTGAGAGCACGATCCTTTAAAAATGAATGGCGGAAAAGACTTCAGGTAATAAGTTCTCATTAATTACATCATACACTTGTGTTACCCAACCTCCAaaattttttggataaaaactcggatgatgatgaggaaTTAAAGACAACATAAACCAAAGTGACTTAGTTAGAGTCATATACATCATAAACCAAATTTACAAATTCAATAGAGATCAAATTTcacacgtgtatatatatatatataagaatctATAGTTCCATATTTTTCCTATTATGCTCCTAAGAAAtccctcatatatatatacctggaATTTTTCCATAGTATGATTTTTCTAAAAGACGAAATTTCAACACCTTGGATCACTAATTCCCTTtccaattaaattaattaaattctaTAAATCACAGCAGACCAAGATATGGAAGTACTTAATTAAACAACAAACTTTTAATTTGGACTAAATATACATCTTCTACTAAACACGTAAAATGAGGAGACAATACATAGTCTTAATTTCCGTGTACCTGAAGGAAGATTAGATTAATGGACCATTAATATAGCCAAAGTGCACCAAGAATGGGTTAATTATGTGCCTTAAATGATGACTACTTTTACTGTGTTTCAATTCGGCAAGTTGTCTCTTTGTCTCCCTATGGTTGATCAGCAGAAGTTCAAAAAGTTTACCTATTCGAGATCACTTGATCTATGCTCATTTTTAACTTTCCGAAACATTTCATTGCTTACTACATTATGCTATTATATATATTCCTCTTGTTCATGAATATCCAGACTTCTCTAAATTGTAACATATACAGAAGCAACTTCAATATTGATCGAACAAAAGACAAGATTGCATTCAAAACGAACCCTCATGCATTGGGCAAAAAGGATATCATGATTAGAAGAATTCTGTGaacgtaaaaaaaaaactacaaaatgTTATTGAAGAGATCTAGTTCCAGGACAAACCTCTCAAGGGCTTCCTTTCTTGtccaaaacaacaacaacaaaaacaacattATCCCATCCATTGCTACATATGATCCTCTCTTCTTAGCTTGTTCAATAGTGCTGTAATAAGTGCATCCCTCTTCTCGGCTCTTGCTTCCTCTCTCATCATTCtttgttcttctctttctctccaccTCCTATCCGTCATTATCCTCTCATTCTCCAATGCTTCCATGGTCTGCCTCCACTCCATCTCCTTCATCagcctctccttctctcttgcCTCGAACGCCTCTCTCCATTGCATTTCTATTTGCATCTGCTGCTTCATGAAATCCTCCAAAATCTCTCTTACATTATTATTAGTACTACCACTACTAGGCCCAGTAACATTTGCAGCAATACTCTTACCCTTTCTCCTCTTCTTCGTGCTACCTTTCTCTCCTTGatcactttcttcattctcctcttcctcttcagaTGATAAGTTCATCGGCTTCTTCTTCGACCCGCTCGCTCCTCCTTCCGCCTCTGCCCATAGCATTCTTTGCATTCTCGCTGCGAAAATCGCTTGAATCTCATTGAAGAATGGGAATTGTTGCCTCACAGCTTCTGCTTCCATTGTCTCACATCCCTAAAATAACGAAcaacaaaccaaacacatatttattaattaatattctaACTAATAAAGATAACAGGGTTTCTCttgttgataaaaaaaataaagaatcgaatatttgaaaattaattgatttggtTGAACTCTTTACCTTGTAACGAGTGACTAGGTTTTTCCATTTACACTTGCACTGCTCTGCGCTTCTATTATAacctttttctttcattcttgaaGCGATAACGTCCCAGAGAAGCTTGTTCCTTTTGGTCTCCATGAAATTACGATCTAGTTCCGATCGAATCATTAAGAACTCTTTAGTTTCATGAATACTCCATTGAGGAAACCTATCACCTACCCCAGTATCCACAACAACGTTGCTCAAGTGATGCTGCTGATGAgattgatgatgttgatgatgatgatgtcccTCCATAACTAAGAGTCTAGAGAAAGCAACGAAATCGATTTTGATAGAACGAAAATCGGGAAAAGATGAGAAGGAAATATAACAAGGTGGTGTGAATGGGAAAGTATAAAGGTCAAGAAGGgaaaaacaaattataattgcacaagagaaagaaagattttcttttcttttcttttttgcttatGTGTCAAAGCGAGTGTTTTCAATGTTGGTTCAGATTTTAGAAAACGAACCCAACGAAAGAAAAGAGCGAAAgcattctttcttcttctgtgCAGTCGCTTCTTTTAGTCCCATCGGTCTTACGCGTTaactcaatctctctctctctctcgtgtcTCTTCCTCTCTATGTTTTCCCATTGCGTCTACGTGTCGTCATGCTTACGACAAATGCCTTAAAACATTTGTGCAGTCTAAGGGGTTTTGTTCTCTGCTACCGGTTTTAGAGATCTTGCTCTACAAgcgattaatttttttattttgaaaattatttaacTATTGTCTCGTGCTTTTACTTTGAACCGTGTGAACTGTGGAAGTTAACAAGGGCTTTCGAGACTGTACGTGGAGGGTGTTATGTAATGCGAagtgtttgattgattggtcgATGGCTTTTTCTGCATGGATTTGTGGATCTAAAGGTGACAAGATGTCGTGATGATCTTTAGGGGAGCTTGTGGGCCGTCCGTTTTTGCTTCGTATTCTCAGTTTTTAATCCGCGTTATTCTGTCTTTGTCCCACGTGGCTCGCATGCAAAGATTGTAAGATTGGGTTTGGGCGTTTGGCCTTTAAAGGAAGGGTCCCACTTCCCCTATGAACCTATGGTTCTCATCTGCATGACCGACCGTGGTCCCTTGCCCAAGTAACTTGACGCTTGATTAGTTGATTTCTTTGCGTACATTAACAAGTgtctaaaagaacaaaattgctAATTAAGGCTTAAATTGTATATAAACTATCGAGAACCCTACCAACGAGTCTAAAGTTTGATTTCAATtgtaaacatatttttcaatcaatggtctttcaaaaaaattatagagaACCCTAAAATACTCACAAGATCTTCAATTAAATAAGTAAAATTATCGGATTACGTTGTTTCAAAAGAATAAAGTTTAGATCGACACAAATCggatatatattatttaaaaggttaattaaaaataagaaaaaaagaggtTAATTAAGAAACTCACGATTTAACTTTAAACCATTATACATCAACCCATGTATTGATATAATTGACTATGTGAAAATGTAACAAAACTAGTCGTGTCAACTTTAGAATGACATGTGGATGCTTAATGCGGAAAAGGGGAAAGGAGCCTTGACTACGCTTTTACGAATGTTCTTGATATTTGCGGGGGCTTGTAGGAGGTGTCCATTGACCGTGTACTGGAATATTGTTCCCCCAGACTTTAATTAATGAAAACCAGTGGGAACGAGGTAATTCCGTGATTGAACCCCCATTTTATTATTTcggaaaaacaaaagtattaaTGTTTTCCGGAGAATTTTTAACTTGGCGGCTGCGAAGGACACAAGTGTCATGGGCCAACAACTAGAATGATTTTAACAACAGTGATCGGCCCATCAAGGATAGTAAGTGGGCTCATGGCCCAGTTAAGTGAATCGAGGCTCAAGGCTTCCATCTTTAATCTTTACGGTGTTGCTGGTGCCTCATGCCTGGTGGGTTGCCAAACACCTCTTTGGGCGTGGACTCGAATCAATAAGGATGAGATTTGGAGGCTGCGAAGGACACACATGTTTTATGAATCTGATTAAGTGACTCGTATAATGTCTGCAGATTCAATGGACAAAGTTTAATCAGATGATGGTGCCAGCTTCGAAATAATAGTGTACGTTGCATAGTGTAATTCAATCtactttgaagcattggttgTGATTAAATAGGTTAGCCGGCCAACGTTAAAAGTTAAGACAATAAATGTGGCCCCAGCCAATGGGCCATATAAAATATGAAGGTGTTAATAAGGTAGTCCAGTTTATATGTAGGCCAACAGCCCAAGTCAGTCGTTCCCGCTAAGGTCTGCAGCCTTTTAGATGTTGTAGTACTGGGCCTCTCTAGCCCAGGAGCCTGAGCATGTAATCTCATTATTCATAtcaatataaaaaattttaaaatctgACCAGGTATATTCAATCTAGAAGGTCTCTTGAAGAaattctatttagtttcttcttATGCCTTCAGCATACGAAAGTTTTGTTTAATTACTAGTATTTCAACTAAAAATCCAACGATGTCAGTGTCATTAAATTATACTTTTTCAAAAGTGGATAGGTCAAAATATTGAATTAAAATAAGAATTTTACACTATCATTGAAAGTCTTAAGACATAGCCATCATATACATCACGAGACTATAAAAAAATGCTCATAAATAAATGGAGGATTAAGACAATAATCAAATTGAACTATTTTGTAGGCAATatgacttaatttttttttgaaataccactgataaatatgtttttcatttgaatcgatcattagacacacatatataaaacccaatcgattgtcaatcaaacaATCTCTCATTAGTTAATCACGTAGTATTTTTGATAAAGGAGAGTAACTAAAGATTTTAGATTTTGAGTGAAACCAAACAATGCAGTTACCTTATTAGACAGAGGTTAATTAATGGTGGTCTACAATAGGACGTTACTATTATACTGTTGTCTTTATTTGTTAGCATTCCCCATCATTTTTTACTCGAGCTATCCCATTGGTTGGACAATGATTACGACTCTACTAAAAGGATTGAGGTACGTTGCCctttaaaacaaagaacaactCCTCCTCTTCTTTGATTGACATTTGTAATGGTGCAAATGTTAACGTCCCTAACAAAGTTAATTCTGGGTTCCATCTTTATTATATAAAAAGTCaagtaaaacataaatttctatacactttctctttTCACCTAACATgaaggccaacaacattccattcctcaatattatccacaacaaaactacaccaaaacacaaaatatcaatatATCCATATCAACAAAACGCTTATATCAATACAGTCaaataagcaaaacacgtttcacaatataaccacatcagtaaaagacaacatctttattggCCCAATAACATTTTACCATTGTAAATGCCATAATTAATAGTATGAATATTTTATCTTCTCAAAAAATAGTATgaatattttctaaaaattatcaataaataataaatatcaatAATTTTAGATTTGATGACGTActcctttttaaaaaaactcaataGGTGAATACATGATCTAGTggtcaaaatttattatttcttttatattttatatatttattatttttgggatttttgtaaaaaaaatacctTAAAAAAGGAATAGTACACTATACGTATCTGTTAAAGATATCCGAAATTAGACAAATTTACTGAAACCCCCTCTCTtccctctctcttcctcctGCCGTCCCGTTCCTCGGCCTCAGTTAGCCGACAAAGCTCACAGAGCCGAAGCAGAacgataaaaaataaattaagaaattcaaaacaaaacacgactacaaaatttttttattactgaAAAGAGTATGAAAAGTTGAGTCTCTCAAAAGCACCAGCGCTTCTACCGTACATGCCTCATCAATTTCACGGATGCCCCAACTTTCTCTCAAACAGCTGGCTTTCTCACGCTAATTTTCAGTGCTCAGCCCTCTCTTTATGgagttagggttagggtttcaCGCGTATAATGTGAGACCCTAACTGAAGTTCTAGGTTTCTTGAAGATCCGTGGAGTTTGAGCagtttttttgtgtgtgaatgGGGAATTGTTGCAGATCTCCGGCGGCAGTTGCCAGAGAAGACGTGAAATCGAATTTCTCCGGCCACGATCACAGTAGGAAGGACGCTGGCGCCGGTAAGAAGGCTCCGATCACCGTCCTCGCTGATGTTGCTAAAGAGAACATCGAGGAGAAGTATCTTGTGGACCGGGAGCTTGGGCGTGGAGAGTTCGGAGTTACGTATCTGTGCATAGATCGAGATAGCAGGGACTTACTGGCTTGCAAGAGTATTTCGAAGAGGAAGCTTAGGTCAGCGGTGGATATTGAGGACGTGAGGCGAGAAGTGGCGATAATGAAGCATTTGCCGAGGAGTTCGAGCATTGTGAGCTTCAAGGAGGCGTGCGAGGACGATAATGCAGTGCATTTGGTGATGGAACTTTGCGAGGGGGGAGAACTCTTCGATCGGATTGTGGCCAAAGGCCATTACACAGAGCGAGCGGCAGCTGCGGTTACCAGGACGATTATGGAGGTTGTGCAGCTTTGTCACAAGCATGGGGTTATTCATCGGGACCTCAAGCCTGAGAATTTTCTATTTGCAAACAAGAAAGAGAATTCACCTTTGAAAGCCATTGATTTTGGGCTATCTATTTTCTTCAAACCAGGTTAGTGTTTGAACTGGAAGGTGTTAATAATGTGTCTTCATGAGTGCTTAATTAGTGGTTGAAGTACGCtaggttttgtgttttttagctTGGGATGTATCTTGTAGGTAGCTTAAAGAACTGAAATAAATTCATGTGATGGTCatgtaaataaagaaaattgcTGACGGAACATTTTCATTGAAGATTTGGAAGTGAAATTTGGTAGAAAAACAACAGGGATTGGATTGTCCCCCTTCCCACAGCCACAAGAATTTTGCCAATGATCAATAGATGACGACCTTTGGAGGGCAAATTGCTGTCATCTATTACAATGTGAATACAATTGCCAATAGCTAAAAGCAATGCCAGAGTGACACAAATAGCTAACGAATTCTAGATAGTCTATGTTTAGCATTATTAGATTCTTCCTTTTGTGTCTATTGATGAGTTTTTGAAGTTGTAATCCAACATTTGCACTGCTAAATGGTAAAACTAGGAGATGTTATTATCTTTTTTAGTTCTAAAAGTTCACTTTTATATAGTTTCATGTTTACCCTGTCTTGGGCTTTCCACTTATTATGATATATTTTACATCCTCATGATTTAAACTTCGCATTTAGTATTCACTGATGTGGAATCCTTTGTTGACCAAATGACAATGTTGTGAAACTTCTCTATTTCCCAGTCTGTTTGCTAGTGAAGCTTATATAACATATGATCTTCTCCCTATCTTACAAGCTGATTTTCTATTTGAAAAGGCTTTGAAGTGCCTCAACAAGCAACATGTGATACTTTCAGTTCGATATCTAATTTCCCATTGAATTCCCAGGCTTTCCTAGCGGCTATAGTTCCCCCCCCCCTTTCTTTTGATATTTGTTATCTGAAGATAGGTTTGATTTGCTCCACTTATTAAACTTTAAACCAATTCTTCTTCTAGGGTAGAGGGTCTAGGGTAGTGGGATGTGGGATGTGTACCTAACCATTTATGTCATTTTATATACTTCCATTCAAGTCTCTTTGCCCACAATAATTGGTGACTTGTTCAGCAGGTCGGGTTAATGTCGTCTGATCCATTCCATGCAGAGTCTCATAGTATTCATGATATGCATTTGAAAACTCTAAAGAAAGATTCGCCACTGccttaattcattgttttaagtTTTTGGTCTAAATggtgacgaagttatgttgtcTAGAGTCTAGACATTAAAGACTCCCCAAGTTTCGGGACTCTCCTTTGTGTTGTTTGTTATGGTCTTTCGAACTCTTAAATTTCCCTACTGGATGccatttgatattttatttgcaACATTGTAGGTGAGAGGTTCTCTGAAATTGTTGGGAGTCCATATTATATGGCGCCTGAGGTGCTCAAGCGGAATTATGGACCAGAAATAGATATTTGGAGTGCTGGAGTTATTCTTTACATTTTGCTATGTGGGGTTCCCCCATTTTGGGCAGGTAACCTCTCTATTTCTCTGGCTATGTGTTTTCACGCTGCATTAGCAACACTCGCTCTTTTttgacaacttttttttttttttttgtgaatttgcaTTCAGTAACAAGAAAATCCTCTATACTTCTAATTTGTGTTGCCATactgcattttctttttatcaGAAGATTAGTTTACCTTTTAATGCAGAGTCTGAGCAAGGTGTTGCACAGGCCATTTTACGTGGTATAATTGATTTCAAACGAGACCCGTGGCCAAGCATTTCAGAAAGTGCTAAGAGTCTAGTCAGGCAAATGTTGGAGCCAGACCCAAAGATACGATTAAATGCAAAACAAGTGCTAGGTAATTTAATTTTGATTCCTTTTGTCTGTTCCACTTATCATTTGGGATTTTCGCAATTTGCTTGTTTTCTCTTTACAAAGTCTCTGTCCCTAATAAGTGAAAAACAATACCTGTTGTTTTAGAAGTTTGTTGCCTTTTGGGCATATGCTTTTATTTACTTACTCTTTGGTGTGGGGCTTGGCGTTGACTTTTATTTTTCGGGCTAATTTTTTTTGAGGATGCTTTTGATCCAGAATATTAAGCATTTTGATAGAGACTGTTAATTTAGATGTGAAGAAACTTGGTAGAAATTTATTGTGAGGAAAATTAATACTGTTTTACTAAATTGAAAGTAAAGAAATCTATAGTTTGGCCTTGCACATTCACTTTCGACAATAAGTTACTACTAGAGAGAATGTGAGCTTTGGTAAAATCAATCAGGAAAGTTAGTATTTTGATGAATATGCATATTTCAACTATATAGCAATGTTATCTAGTTGGATATTGATTCGTGGCCAAAATTAGTATGTAGTTAGCACAATAGACTTCTGACACTGTAAAAGTTCATGAATGATATATGTTGCTATGTGTGTGTAAATGTTGTGGATGCCTTGACATGTTCTACAGTTCCATTCTACATTTAAATCATGGAAAGTGCATGGGGAAGGAAAAGGAAACTGTAACAGCGATAAAGAATTGAATGAAGTAGTGTTTATAACCAGTTGAACAATATTCCTTTCGCATAATTGTTATAAGAACTGAAACTGAGCACTAAGGATTGTGTAATTTTGTTGGACATTTGAAGGCTGCTATCTACCTGCTTACATGCACTGCATTAGTATATGTTTGACTCTGGTTTTCATACCTTGAGCTGTATATTACAGTTTTGCTATTCTGTGTCCATGCTTGTGCGGTTGTGCCTATATAACTTGAGTCCTGTATTTCATTTGTTTatgcataaaaaaattgaatacatTTTAGCGAAGCGTCACATTTGTACACTAAAACAAATTTTAGTTCTATGATGAGTTTGATACCAGTTACCTATTGTACAATTCCTCCTGTAACAGAGCATTCTTGGCTCCAAAATGCCAAAAAGGCACCAAATGTACCACTTGGAGATGTTGTCAAGTCAAGGCTTAAGCAATTTTCTATGATGAACAGATTCAAGAGAAAAGCTCTCAGGGTTTGTTGACTATGCCTAATAaactttttcaagtttcattaTTTGATGAATATTTTTTATGTGGAAAAAGTATTTGATGATCAGGTTATTGCTGAATTCCTGTCTATCGAAGAGGTTGAAGATGTCAAAGAAATGTTCAAGAAGATAGACACTGATAATGATGGCATTGTTTCAATTGAAGAATTGAAAGCTGGACTTCGTAATTTTGGCTCGCAGCTCGCAGAGTCTGAGGTTCAAACGCTTGTAGAAGCTGTGAGTGCAGTCGGATTTTTCTTTTCACTATCCGTGCATGCATGTGTGTGCACGTGGGTATCTGTGCTTTGGCATACTTGAATACATATTATTATTAACTTGGAAATTAGCCATATGACCCtggaactcttttttttttttatttttttggtgtgaCATGCACACTAAACAACTCATTGTAGACTCACTTGGAAATTGGCCACATGGACATGAGAGATTTTTTTAAGACAAGAACAACAAGAAGTAATATATTCACTGCACTTGgttctttgatgatttagggTCTAATCATCTACTCTGTCCTGTCCTTTgtatgaacaatattttatgtTGTGCATTACTGGAAATAGTTAATGGCTCAGTGATTCTTCAAATGGTCTGGCAATTA
The window above is part of the Tripterygium wilfordii isolate XIE 37 chromosome 3, ASM1340144v1, whole genome shotgun sequence genome. Proteins encoded here:
- the LOC119990746 gene encoding trihelix transcription factor GT-3b-like; this encodes MEGHHHHQHHQSHQQHHLSNVVVDTGVGDRFPQWSIHETKEFLMIRSELDRNFMETKRNKLLWDVIASRMKEKGYNRSAEQCKCKWKNLVTRYKGCETMEAEAVRQQFPFFNEIQAIFAARMQRMLWAEAEGGASGSKKKPMNLSSEEEEENEESDQGEKGSTKKRRKGKSIAANVTGPSSGSTNNNVREILEDFMKQQMQIEMQWREAFEAREKERLMKEMEWRQTMEALENERIMTDRRWREREEQRMMREEARAEKRDALITALLNKLRREDHM
- the LOC119990735 gene encoding calcium-dependent protein kinase 13 is translated as MGNCCRSPAAVAREDVKSNFSGHDHSRKDAGAGKKAPITVLADVAKENIEEKYLVDRELGRGEFGVTYLCIDRDSRDLLACKSISKRKLRSAVDIEDVRREVAIMKHLPRSSSIVSFKEACEDDNAVHLVMELCEGGELFDRIVAKGHYTERAAAAVTRTIMEVVQLCHKHGVIHRDLKPENFLFANKKENSPLKAIDFGLSIFFKPGERFSEIVGSPYYMAPEVLKRNYGPEIDIWSAGVILYILLCGVPPFWAESEQGVAQAILRGIIDFKRDPWPSISESAKSLVRQMLEPDPKIRLNAKQVLEHSWLQNAKKAPNVPLGDVVKSRLKQFSMMNRFKRKALRVIAEFLSIEEVEDVKEMFKKIDTDNDGIVSIEELKAGLRNFGSQLAESEVQTLVEAVDTNGKGTLDCGEFIAVSLYLQRMANDEHLRKAFSYFDKDGNGYIEPEELRDALMEDGADDCTDVANDIFHEVDTDKDGHISYDEFAAMMRTGTDWRKASRHYSRGRFNSLSVKLMKDGSLNLGE